The Lysinibacillus timonensis nucleotide sequence GTAGAGAAGCGACAAGGGTTTTCCCTTCACCAGTTGCCATTTCAGATATGTTTCCTTCTGTAAGGACAAGCCCACCAATTAACTGCACATCAAAGTGGCGCATGTTTAAAATACGTTTTGATGCTTCACGAACGACAGCAAAAGCATCTGGAATCATGCTTGCTAGATCTTCGCCATTGGCAAGTCGTTCTTTAAACTTTGGTGTCATATTTTTAAGTTCATCGTCTGTCATGGATGAATATGTAGATTCGAGTTCATTAATTTGTTTTACGATTTTGTAGTATCGTTTTAGTTCTCGTGAAGAAGTTTTTTCTTTATTGAAAAATGACAACATTTTTTACTCTCCTTTATTTTTGTCAAACTCTAGTTGACACATAGTTATTCTATCAAACTTTTGTTGGTATGACTACTTGTGACAAGGGAAAACTAATGGAAGGAAAACATTTCTCATTATTATCATTTGTTACCAATATATTTCAAAACGACATATTTCGCTAGAATATATTTACAATTTTACGTTAATTATAGAGAAGAACTATATTTTCAAAATCAAACATGCTATAATGACTTAGGTTTAATCGTGCACTTATTATTTCTCTAAGGGAGGATAGACATGATTTACGTGTCTTTAATTGTAGCGCTTCTTGCTTCTATTGTTTTAACTCCACTCGTGAAGCGTTTAGCATTTAAAATTGGAGCAGTCGATGCCCCAAATTACCGAAAAGTACATTCGCGTATAATGCCACGTTTAGGTGGTTTAGCAATATTTTTATCTTTTTTAATTGGACTTATTATTTTACGACCTGAAAGTCAATATACGGTTGCCATTGTATTAGGTGCAACTATTATTATTATTACTGGAATTTTGGATGATAAATTTGAAATTTCTGCTAAAGCAAAAATGATTGGGCAGTTAGTAGCAGCTGGGATTATTGTTTTTTATGGAGATATCCAAATTGATTTTATCAAGTTACCATTTGGTGGTGAATTGGAGTTTGGATTTTTGAGTATTCCAGTCACAATTTTGTGGATTGTCGGGATTACGAATGCCATTAACCTTATTGATGGTTTAGATGGTCTTGCAGCTGGTGTTTCTACCATTGCCTTGATGACATTATCAGTCATGGCCTTTATCATGTCAGATATGTTCGTACTTGCTGTTGCAGCGTTATTAGCTTGTAGCACAATTGGGTTTTTATTCTATAATTTTCACCCAGCGAAAATCTTTATGGGTGATACAGGTGCATTATTCTTAGGCTTTATGATTGCCGTCTTATCGTTACTCGGTTTTAAAAATGTCACAATGGTATCATTCATTATCCCTGTTATTATGTTAGGTGTACCAATTTCTGATACATTCTTTGCCATCGTTCGTCGAGTACGTAACAAACAAAAGTGGTCAGATCCTGATAAATCTCATTTACACCATCGCTTAATTGACATCGGATTTTCACACCGTCAAACGGTTCTAATTATTTACGGAATTGCAGTGATGTTCGGATTATTTGCTATCATCTTCTCAATGGCGAAAATCTGGGGCGCAATTCTTTTAGTAACAGTAATCCTTGTTGCGTTAGAGTTGTTCGTAGAAGTGATTGGTCTTGCTGGCAAAAACTATCAACCGCTAATAAAATTAGCGCGAATCTTTAATAAAACATTTAACTAATATTAGCTATAATAATGAATCGCAACTAGATGCGGTTTGTTGTTGTAGCTTTTTTGTTTTTACGAAAGTACTTCAGGAAAGGATTGCTTTTTTAGGATATGGGATGTGAGCTGGACATAGTGTTTTGTTGAGTGGACAAAAACAGATCGCAGGTGGACAAAATGCAAGCGTGAACGGACAAAACTCGAAGGTGAGTGGACTTAATGTATAGTTCTGGACAAAAGTTAAGTTGATTGGACAAAAACAGATCGCAGGTGGACAAAACGCAAGCG carries:
- a CDS encoding glycosyltransferase family 4 protein: MIYVSLIVALLASIVLTPLVKRLAFKIGAVDAPNYRKVHSRIMPRLGGLAIFLSFLIGLIILRPESQYTVAIVLGATIIIITGILDDKFEISAKAKMIGQLVAAGIIVFYGDIQIDFIKLPFGGELEFGFLSIPVTILWIVGITNAINLIDGLDGLAAGVSTIALMTLSVMAFIMSDMFVLAVAALLACSTIGFLFYNFHPAKIFMGDTGALFLGFMIAVLSLLGFKNVTMVSFIIPVIMLGVPISDTFFAIVRRVRNKQKWSDPDKSHLHHRLIDIGFSHRQTVLIIYGIAVMFGLFAIIFSMAKIWGAILLVTVILVALELFVEVIGLAGKNYQPLIKLARIFNKTFN